In the Corynebacterium anserum genome, CGAGGGTCAACATAGGTTCAATAGCGAGCACAGACCCTTCCTGGATGATCGGTCCGCGCCCCGGTTTGCCCTCATTGGCAAGAAATGGATCCTCATGCATAGTCCGGCCGATACCGTGACCGCCATAACCATCCACGATGTACAGATCGATACCAAACTTTTCTTCGGCTTTACGTGTCGCTTCCTCGAGTGCCCATGACACATCTGTCAGCCGGTTGCCCGGCACCATTGCTTTCAGTCCTTGATAGAGAACCCACTCGGTAGCTTCATTGAGTTTGCGCACGTCATCGTCAATCCGCCCGATGCCAAAGCTCCACGCACTGTCCCCGACCCACCCCTTATAGGTCGCACCGCAGTCAATAGAGACCAAGTCCCCTTCCTTGAGCACGACCTCTTTGGAGGGGATACCGTGAACAATCATGTCATTAACACTGGAGCAGATGGACCCCGGAAAGCCCTGATAGCCCTTAAAGGTCGGCACGGCACCGGCACTGCGTATAGTCTCCTCGGCAACTGTGTCCAGATCCAATGTGGTGACGCCAGGCTTTGCTGCTTCCCGCACCGCCTGCAATGCACGTCCGACAATCTCGCCGGCAGCCTGCATCGCATCCAACTGTTCTGGGGTTTTTGCGGCAATAGCCTTGTTCTTCTTGCGAAAGCCCATGGGTGGCGCGCTCTTTTCTCTCTTAAGGTGTTCAGTTTTTTAGTAAGTGATTAACCGCAGGTGTATTCGTAGGTAGTAGTCGTACACATCCCAGTGGCCTTGCCATCACGACTGCAGACACAGCGCTCTATCTCCTCCGGGTCAGGTGCCATCACCACCGCGGATAGAATACTCGTTCTCAACGAGGTCAGATGTCCTCAGTGCCGCTGTTCGCTCTGCAAGGATTGGGCCTTGTTAACGGACTGGCTTTCGCCAAAGAAAACACGCCCGCCACCTCCCCCATATTCACGATAGGGGTGTGGCGGGCGCGGCTGCACAAAAGTATTTGCCCACACCAATGCACGATGTGCACCGGGGCGGTACAGTGTGCTCTTATCCAGCACGACGTTTACTTATCCAGCGCGTCCAAAGTAGTGGTGGAAATATCTTCCACAGTTCCTTCGGCATCAATGTTCACCAGAATGTCCTGGTAGTGCTCGATCAAAGGAGCGGTTTCCGTACGGTAGACCTCGAGGCGGGTGCGGATGGTCTCTTCGTTGTCATCGTTACGGCCGCGGGCTAGCATGCGGTCGACGACGACATCCTCAGACACTACGTAGTTGACCACCGCATCCAGCTTGGTGCCGTCGTCTTGCAGCATCTTCTCCAGCAGCTCAGCCTGCTCAATGGTGCGTGGGAAGCCGTCGAGAAGGAAACCATTGCGGGCGTCCTCCTGATTAAGGCGATCGCGAACCATGTTAGCGGTCACCTCGGTCGGCACCAGCTTGCCGGCGTCCATGTACTCCTGAGCCTGCTTGCCCAGGTCGGTGCCATTGGAAATGTTCGCACGGAACAAATCACCCGTGGAGATGTGTGGAATCTTCAGTGCGTCAGACAGCAGGGAAGCCTGGGTACCCTTACCAGCACCCGGAGGGCCGAGGAGAACTAGTCTCATTTGAGGAATCCTTCGTAGTTAGCTTGCATGAGCTGGGACTCGATCTGCTTCACGGTGGTCAGAGCCACAGAAACAAGGATCAAGATAGCCGTGCCACCGAACGGCATAGAACCGTTTGCAGCATTAGTAGCCTGTATACCCATGTTAATCAGGATATTAGGCAAGATGGCAATCAGTCCCAAGTAGATGGAGCCGACGACCAGCAAGCGGTTCATCACATAGCCCAAATACTCCGCGGTAGGACGCCCCGGACGAATACCCGGGATGAAGCCGCCGTACTTCTTCATGTTGTCAGCCTGGTCGTTGGGATCATATTGAACTGAGACGTAGAAGAAAGAGAAGAAGATGATCAGGATCAGGTAAATGATGATGTACTGCCAAGAAGAGGGGTTCTGCAGCACACTCATAACATTACGGTTCCACCAGTTATCTGCTGTAGGAGTGGGGTTGCTGGACTGAATGATCTGGGTAATCAGAATAGGAACAGTCAACAGCGAAGACGCGAAGATCACGGGAATCACGCCAGCCTGGTTCACCTTCAGAGGCAAGTAAGTGGACGTCTCACCGTACTGGCGTCGGCCAATCATACGCTTTGCGTACTGCACAGGAATTCGGCGCTGACCTTGTTCGATGAAGACCACGCCGATTACCAACAGCAATACGCCAACAATAACGGCACCAAATACGAAACCCGACGAGTTCTGGAAGATCGACATACCTTCCGCTGGAAGCATCGTGGCGATACCCGCGGTAATCAACAAAGACATACCGTTACCGACGCCGCGATCAGTAATCAACTCACCAAGCCACATCAGAAGCACGGCGCCAGAGGTCATGATCAGGACCATCGTCACGAGGCCGAAAATCCCAACATCACCCTTAAGCACAGGAATCCCCTGACCCAAAAGTTGTTCTCTATCAGCCAGAGCCACAATGCCGGAAGATTGCAACAGAGCCAGGGCAACCGTTAGATAACGGGTGTACTCCGTCATCTTCGCCTGGCCAGATTGTCCCTCCTTCTTCAGCTGCTCAAACTTCGGGATCACCACGGTCAGCAGCTGCACAATGATGGACGCCGTAATGTACGGCATAATCCCCACCGCGAAAATCGACAGCTTAAGCAGCGCTCCACCCGAAAACAGATTGATCAGGGAGTACACGGCCGACTGGCTAGTGAGATCTTCAATCTGATGAGTAATAGCAGCGTAATCCACACCAGGCGTAGGAATCTGGGCGCCGATGCGGTAAAGGATGACCATCGCAATAGTGAAGAGAATCTTCTTGCGGAGATCAACGTTTTTGAACGCCGAGACGATGGCAGACAAACTAGCCTCCTGATTTGGGTTCCAGCCACAGCCGTGGCAGTTGAGAAACTCTAATTCATGTCAGCTGTGGACTGATACATAACCACCGAATCCTATCAGCACGGGGAGCCTACCGAAAACTGTGACTCCCGGCAGAGTCCGCAATAATCAGCTTTCGCAATCTCCTGGCTGATTTACCATTCAGCAATTTCTGTACCCTCTACAACTCTATTTTCCACTCTTTAGCACACTACTTCGCTCTCTCTGCAGCTCTGTTTCCCGCTCTCTTTCCTGCTCTCTATAGCTCTACTACCCGGTCCGCCGCCGCTTGCGTCGAGGGTCGATGTGTCACAATCATGACCGCTGTTCCTTCAGAGGCCATCCTCCTCACAGTGGAAAGAATAAGTTCTTCCGTAGCGTTATCGAGGTGCGCCGATGTCTCATCGAGCAAAAGTACTCGGGGTCGAACGAGAAGCGCACGCGCTACTCCCAAACGAGTGCGCTGTCCACCGGAGAGACCTTGTGTACGGCTGCCCACCTCCCGATCAAGAGAGAAATCTTCCAGCCCCGCCGCAGTTAGAGCCTGCCGCATCTCGCTAGCAGTTGCCTCTGGGCATGCCAAAAGAAGATTATCTTCTATCGTCCCGTTGAACGTCTGCACTTCCTGCGGCACGACAGCCACTGCCTGACGTAAAGAAACGTCAGGCAACCTCCGAACATCAACTCCGAAGATTCGCACAACACCGTCATCGGGGTCATAGAGGCGCTGTGCCAATGCGATGCAGGTCGTCTTTCCACGCCCCGATGCCCCCGTAAGAGCAAGTATCTCACCCGGTGCGACCTCTAGACACACGTCGTTTAACACGGGATGCACCCCATCCCAAGAAAAATGCACATGTTCAAGACAAAGCGCAGCAAGTCCGGAAGTGGCCATACGCTCCCTAGTCTCACCAACAGATGAGCTACGACACGGCGCACTGACTGAAGGCAATGATCTTGAAGGCAGTGACTCCGCATCTTCGGACGATGGCTCCTGCGTTTCTGCAGGAGTATTCATGATATTCAGTACCCGCTCCCCGGCTTCACGTATCGCTCCGGCCTGCAATAACACTGTACTCAGCAGCGCAGGAGCCGCGAGCGTAGCGCCAGACAGCCCCACAATAACCGGAGCTAAAGAGGCATCAATGTGGGTGAGATACACGACCAACAGTGATCCCACCGATGCCAAAGCAATGATCGATGTGGTGAGCGCCTGTTCAACTCCCTCCCGAATGGACGCTCGGATCCGCTGACGTGTAAGTGCCTCCGTGTGCTCATCAACGTCGGCAAGGGCCGCATCGAGAGCATTGGCGTAAATCAGATCGGGCATGCCATCTACAACATCCACGATGTCAGAGCCCAACGCTCCGAGCTCCTCGCGCTGTTGCGCAGCTTGGCGTTGTGCCCAACGATGCACAATCCACGGGACCGCAAGGATCAGAACAATGGCCGGGAGCAGCACGGCAATCATCCAGGGAACCAGTACGCCCAGACCAATCACACCGGTGAGTGTGGCAATACTTACCGTGAGAACCTGTGCAGCAATATGAGCAAAAAACCACTCTAATTGTTCAATATCTCCCACCGCGGTCGTGACAAGGTCACCACTGCGCCCAGTACGCCGACGCGGTGGAAGAATGCGAGTGAGCTTTCTAAACAAGGCCGTGCGCAACTCCGCCAACACACGATAAGCCAGGTCATGGGCAACATACATCTCCCACCACGTGCCTAATCCCGCGCCGAGCACACACATCGCGAGTAACCACCCCCATCGGCCAAGGTCAGGGTCCTGCCCAGTGACCGCGCGCCCAATGATGAGCCCACTCACTGAGGTAGCTCCGGCGGCAGACAGCAGCTGGACGGCGCCCGCCACAACCGTGGCGATGAAAATCCCGCGAGAGCCCTTCAATGCGGGGAGAAAACCCCGGAGAAAACTGCCGAGCGTCATCTGTTCTCCTTATACTTCCGTGACTGCTGCGTTGAGGGACGCTGTGTTGAGCGCAGCGAGGTCGATAACTCGATCCACTGCGGCCAACTCGGCCGTACCATGCGTCACGACGACAATGGTGTGACTCCCTCGTAGCCCAGCGATAGTGTGGCTAATGTGACGAGCTGTGGATTCATCCAGGTGTGACGTCGCTTCGTCAAAAATGAGTACGGGCGTACCGCGGTAAAGCGCTCGGGCAACAGCGACCCTTTGCCTTTGTCCCCCGGATAACCGCGACCCATTGTCGCTGAGTTCCACATCAAGGAGGTCGAGGGGTAAGCCGGCGTCTTTGGCTGCCCGACGCACTCGCACCTCATCGATGTCTTCCCCTTCAGGCGTACCCAGAGCGATATTTCGCGCTACGGTCCCGGAAAACAAGAAGCAATCCTGACTGACGACACCCACGGTTTCCCGCACTCGTGCCAAAGGGATGTCGCGAAGGTCGGTGCCGTCGAAAGTCACTGTCCCAGTAGTGGGATCAAGAGTGCGCGTTATTAGCCGCTGGATCGTTGTCTTGCCACAACCCGATGGGCCAACGAGTGCCACTGCCTCTCCTGAGTGAACAATGAGGTCATCGAGCTGGACAGCTGGGGAATCTGCACCGGGATAGATGTAGCTCACGGAAGTCACAGCGATCGTCGGCGGTGCTACGTCAGTCCATCGCATCTCCTTGTGGCCTTCATCCGGCACGGGCGGGACGGGGCGCAAGATGGCGTCGAGCCCATCGGCCGCCGTAATTCCCAGGTAGCCAGCGTGCCAGGCCTTAGCGAGTTCTTGGACGGGGCGGAAACATTCGGCAGCCAGCATCAGCACCAGGAATAGAGTGCTGGCCATCCCCGGGTCAGCACCAAAACGCTCGACGGCCAACACCGCCGCCAGCGCAACACCAGCTTGTGTCCCCAACGCAATGAAGCCTGTGGATACCAAGGAAATTTTTAGCGAACTCATCGTGGAGCGGTAAAGCCCCCACGTACGACCGTCGAGTGCCAACTGACGGCGCTGTGTAGCGCCGAGGCTGCGCAGCGTTTCCATCTGCTGCATGGACTCCAGGTAATCAGCCGACAGGTCAGCATAAGCAGCCCACCGCTGCCGACCAGCATCCAAGAGTTTCGAGTCAAAACGTTGCGGAACCACGAAAGCAATGATGATGCACACCGCCACCGCCAAAGCTGACCAGGGACTTAAATTAGCCATCCAGATCAGCAACACCGGGGGCACCGTCGCAGTGACGAGTAGCTGGGGAAGGTAGCCGGAATAGTAGGGATCGAGACCATCAACGCCCTCAATCAAGGTCGAGCGCACCACCCCGGCGCGCTGCCCGGACATGAAGGCTGGCCCGAGGTCGGCCACCTTCTTCACCAGCATTCCTCGCAGATGGCGCCGGGCGCGCATACCAAGAGCCACGGTAAGCGCCTGACGAGCGATCATAAAACCAGCACGGAGAAGCACCACCCCCGCAGCCGCGCCAAGACATAGAAGGAGACGGGAGCGATCGTTATCCACGAGAGCATTCATGCCATGTGCAACAAGAACAGCTTGAGCAATCCAGGTACCAGTGACGATGTACGACATGAGTGCGCATCCCGCAATAGGCCACCACACGTGGCCAGCAAGGCTGAGCAAGCGGCGGTTAATCACTGTCTGATTCTCCTTACAGTCCTCGGCGCTGAATGCGCTCTGTTTGTGGTCGGTCTTTTTGTGGTTTCAAGGGACGCGGTACCTGCGTTGCGTCATGTTCCCTGGGGCCTATGGCTAAAGCATGACTGATCAGGGCGGGTTCTCTATGCACTGCCGTACCTACATCTGCTCCAACCCATCCGGCAATTGGCCGAGAAGCGAATCCGTAGCGGGTACACAGCATGTGGGCACAGTGAATTCTTCGCCCTGCTTCCAGCAGGTTTATTGCTGCCTCGCGATTCGTCAGCCATTCCACCGGCGCGGTGGTAGTGACGATTCCCCCTGCCGTGGAAACCATCTCTTGGTCCCCACACCATTGGCTCAGCATCTCACGCGCGTCTCCTGCTGCTGCGGGTTCAGGCCCACCAGAAGTGATTGACCACAGTCCGTCAGGGGAGAGCTGCTGTATTACTGATCCCACTGGGAGAACGGGTGCGAGAGCCTCAAGCAGCCACAAGGGTACTGGCGGACAGGGGGAATTCCACTGTCCTGACTGTCGGCGGGCACTATCTTCTGTGCTGATGAGGGCGATCGCCTGGGCTAAAGCTGGGTCGTGCCCCAGAGGAGGAAGCTCTATACCTCGCGACAGCGCATAGCTGCCCCGTGGGGGGCAATAACTCTCTCCTTGGCAGCCGCCCAATGCCGCTGCCAGGATTTCTCCTGTGGGATCGGGCGTAGTGGGTTCATTATGTACGACGCATACATCCTCACCGACAGGACCTGCCCAAGCTAAAGCGGGTCGGGGCATTGGTGAAGCAAAGTGCATGTGGATCTGCGGCGCGGCGTTCATAGAGGCCGGTGGAGTAACCTCCACGCTCTCCAGACGGCATTCGTTCAGCCCTGCGTGGATCTCCAGTGCAGCTAAGGCATGTCCGGCGTCGAGTAAAGAACTTATCCACCCACGGTGACCGTACTTGGCAGATGTGACCCACCACCGCAACGCCAACGTGAGCGTCTCGGGGTGGATGTCCACCACCGCTATCGGGTAAAGACCGCCGGCCGAAGGGATTCTTCTATGCCGCCGACCCCCGTGCACGGTCGTTCCGAGGGCCCCATTGAGAATGCTGTCCCCTGGCACGGGCTTCCACCATGACGGGCGAGGTACAGCAGCCGGAGGGGAAAACCCGCACGTCGGGTCATTTGCGTCACGCCACGCCTCGTTGACAATGTGTGTCGTTGAAGTCACGGTAAGACCTCCTTACATGTGTGGCATGGGGACTAGGACAAGCTCATGAAGGCCCACTCTGAACGCATGGTGCCCTGGGACATGATGTTCTGCGGCATGGGGCACCTGTACGCTCGTGCTGAGGGCGTCATTTTCTGCTGAGCCTTTCCCGGAAGTCTCATTCTCAAAACACGTATCCCTCTGCCCGTTGACATAGTCAAGGTATTCCGCCCAGCGGGGCGTCTCAGTCGTCGGAAATGCAGGTGGAAAATTAGGCAACAAACGCGGTGTGCAGACGCGCACCACTCGGAGACCGGACAAGGCAATGTCTGCTGTAGTGACATCGACAACGGCGACGCGGTTCGCAGGATCATCACGATAGCGATCCCACACATCCTCCGCATTCACCGCGGGCACTGTGGAAATATCAACGAGCTCACTGTCTGGACGGAAGCGCTCCAAATATGGATGCAGGCGCTCATCCAACCACAGCTGAGCCTGACATGCGAGGTCACGCACGTTAACGAAGTTCTCCCCCGCATCGTCGAGATAACGGCCATCGGCACGGAAGGGAAAATACGCGCGTGGGGACACCACGCCCTGCCGGATTGCCTTATAGCCCCCACCATCAGGTTCTTTGACTCCCAACACGCCCGTCCACACCTGGAAAGCCTCCGAGAGTGCTTTCCACACCGCACGTATGGGATCACCATGACAACTAAAACCTGCTCCCGGGATGCGCAGTTCAGGGTGCCATACCAGCGCCGACACCACCGGAATGCCCAGTGGACTAGGCAGAAGGAGGAGATGGATGTGGAAGGGCGTAGGCTCCATCACCGCTTTTAGCCCTGGTACGGATGCCGGGTTGAGGGGAGTTGCCTTGAGTCCTAGTGACCACCATGCTGTTGTGGCATCGCGTTCCACACACTCAGTAAAGCCCGATAGCTCGGCAAACCGCAGTGTGGGACCGGCAGCAATCCCTGCATAGGCTATATGGTGTGTCCGGGGTTCGCTGCGGCGTGAGCCCTGATTCCAGTTGAGGTAGACGCGGGAACCCGGAACGAGAATGGGTCGACCATATGCACCTCTGCCCTGTGCCCAGAGGATGGGCATATCAGGATCTTCGGAATCAAAGGGCCCATGAGGCTTACGGCGCTCTGGTGGTAGACCGGGGAATTCCGCGGGACTGATGGCGTTAATACCGCTTTCACGCAGTTCCCGGATACTAGCTCGGCGCAAAGTAGAGGGTATGTTGTTGCCGCAATAGCGCTCAACCGCCTCACCAATCGCCGGATCGTACAACTCACGGGGGTCACTGAAACCCGAAGCACCGGCGATCTTATCGGCCAGCCATGTAGAAAATTGCCGTGGATCGGAGACCTCCGAGACGACGCAGTGAAACTCCTTCGGAATATCTGAATGCAACGGCATGGGATGCAACTCGCGAATGATTCCGCAAATGGGATCAACCAAAAGGCTGCGAGGATCGGGAGTCGTTGCTTCCAGTTCGGGCTCCTCCAGCACAGGAATGTCAAGAACTACCCGATTGACCCAACACTTCTGCCCCGGGGATACCTCATGGACAGGAAAATCATGTGAGGTGAATTGTATGAGCAATTCATCGGCAGCTCCGATGTGCACACTCAGCACTGGGAAAACTATCGTCATCTCGCCGGAGACGCGGCGCACACCAGCTGTCGCCGCCCAACGCGTGTCTCTTCCGGTACGAATCAGCAGGTGGGCGAAAGTGTCACCGTGACTATCGCCTGCCGACAGTGACTGTGACTGTTCTTCCACGTCTCCCCACAGATGTACGCGGAGAGTCCCGGCAACCGTCAGCGGCCCCCGCACGTCAACGACAAGTACTGACTGGTCAGGGCGGCTGAACACAGCATCAGTGTTTCCTGCTCCCCTACCGCTTACTTTTTCAACCGGGCACAGCCATGAGGGAAATGGCTGCTGTGAATCGCTAGTCCAGGACGCTGTCCCATGGGCGTGTGCTCGGACTATCCGTTGGGCAACCTGCTGATGTGAGCCATGAGCGTGCTCTTCCATGCGTACCCAGGTTCCTTGGGTTTTCTCTAGCACTGGTTGGTTTTCATTCGGTATTAGTTCCGAGCTGGCGATGGTGGCGTCGTTCTGCTTCTCCGCATTAACCTCATAGTAAAGAGCACGCGATGGAACGGCACCGCGGAGAACCTCAGCACACCAAGCGGAGACGATGGCTCCTGGGTCGGTGGCTTTTGCGCCAGATCGGCGTCGTAAGCTGTGATCCCATTGCCCTATGTAGCACTGGGCTGGACCCGGCCAGCGTAAAAAGGTGTGCTGTGCTTCTGCAGCAAACCCATCATCCACTCCTGAGACCACGAGCAAGGGGATTTCGCTTGCGCGAGCCGGCAGTGACCATGCGTGGGCTGAGTTGGTGGGCTGTGGCCATGGAGCGGGAGCTCGCCACTGGAGAAGCTCCTCACCCATGTCCTGAGCGAACTGTCGCGGTTCTATTCCTCGCGGACCTGTACCGCGTCCCGGTACGTTATTCCACCACCACCATGCCGGAGAAAGCAGGGGGGTAACCCCTCCGTTTTCCGTCGTGGCGGATGTGCTGTCCCAGCATGGTACGAGCGCCATGATGCCGGCCACTGGGCGAACATGACTGAGTGCCAGTGCACAATGCGCCGCATAAGATCCCCCATAAGCAATGATTCGGCCATCGCAGTCAGGCAGTGTCAGCAGGTGGTCAAATGTTGCGGCTCCGTCTTCCTGTTCGTGTTGATAAGGCTCAAACTCACCGGTAGAGGCCCCACGTCCACGCACGTCCTGCACTGCGACATTGAGCCCGCGGCGCACCCATCCATGGGCTTCGTGCTCGTGATGGTGTGCTCTATAAGGAGTGCGTAGAAGTAGAATTGGCCGAGGATTCCGCTGCCCATCGGGCTTAGTGTGCTCTAACGGGGCTGTATACAAAGTTGTCGCTAGCGCGGCGTTGCCGACGGTGATGGTGAACTCAACCCGTCGCACATCATCAGTAGAAGGTGACATCACCGGGTGCCCGCCTTTCGACTAGGATCTCCGTACTCTTCGCATTCGGGTTTGACGAGAGCTTCCTCGCATTCGGGTGCGAGAAGAAAGTCCTCACACTCGGGAATGGGGAACACGGGATGGGTTGTGGTTTCCATCGTGTCGAGTTGCACTCGCGTCAACCACCCGTATGTCATGGACGGTTGAGGAGCTGTGGTGTGAGCCGTGTGACGAATGGCTGCGTACGTGGTCTCAATGATCCGCTGCACCAGAGCTGTTATTGCCACTTCTCCCTCATGGACATGCAGATGAGTTAATACTGATGGTCCGCGCAGGAGCGTGGGAGCAGTGTCGAGCTCTGGGTGTTCCGCCGCTGCACGTAAGCGAGCCTGCGTCATTGCATGTCCGGGTTGGCCTGCTCCCATAGAAACAGGTTCGATAAGCAGGTTGTTTCCATCGGCATAAGCACGTACCCAGACTGTGTGCGGTTGGTGAATCCAGTGCTGATCCATCTCTATCCACTGGGTGCCGGGGTGTTCGTCACTGACGGCCGCAATGATCATTGGGGATTGGCTGTGCGACGACGCCACTCGGCCCCGCAATGCATCAGCAAGAAGTCCGGTACCGATGACCGACCACTGGCCATTGTCAGATTCATCGCCGTAAGGGTCATCTTTACGGGCAAGCTGTTCCTCGACGTTATGAGGAAGGCATTCCTCGCCGGTCAGAGCATGCAGATCGAGGCCATGGTGACTGTCTGTGAGTGGATAATGTTTCGTCTGTGCCTTCTGTTCAGCTCCAGCGTCTAGTGCATAGAACGGATGCACATGCTGTGACAAGCACGCCGGATCATGGCGTACGAGTGCTTCTCCGAGATCACCTGGTTGGTACACGTAGGGAAGCTTGAACGGGTCCACGGTGTACCACCGATGGTCAGAGGTTCGGAAGCGCAGCGCGCCGTCGTGGCATGATAGCAGGGTACCCGGGGGGAGAAGTTCATGGATGGGTACCGAAGTGGAAGAAAGGCTCATGGTGTAAAAATCGCTGGCGATGACGTGTGCCCGTGGGGTTGCCCACCGATGATCGGATGCGGTGGCGTCGGCAAAGGACAAGAAGAGGTCTCGTGACGTAGTGAAGGGGTGGGTGCACAGCGCTATGTCAGACACTGAAGAAACACGCTGTGCACCACTCAACGGCGATTCTTGCCGCTGGGTCGCTTCTCAAGGTGTGGTTGAACTAGTCCTCGTCGGCGAACAGATCTTCAACAAGTGCGTGGCAGCAGCAGGCGTGGGACACGCTGATGGAGCTACGACCCTCAGCTGGCTCGAAAGCATCCAGTGCATCAAATGCGACATTCTCCATGTAGAATATTCCTTTCGGTAAGAGCACCCACAGTGGGTGCTGAGTGTCACCGTTTCCGAATAGAAACAGCGTGCGCACTAAGCGCTATTGAACATTATTTTCATTTTGATAATTGTGTGTACCCCCTTTTTCTGTGAGAGTTATCACACAATTCTCTGCGCTCAGCTTCCCACCTTCTATTCCCCCTCCTATCCGCTGGCCTCGCCGACGCACTCCGCTTGTCCTACAATCTCCAAGGTTTGCTGCCTGGTAACCCGAGCTTCCAGATGAAAGACACGGCGCAAAAGATCAGGCGTGAGGACCTCGGACGTCTTGCCATCTGCAACGAGATGCCCATTGTGCACCACCACCACGCGCTTAGCCCATCGCACAGCCAGATCGAGCTCATGTAAAACCGCAACAACTCCGAGTTTCTGCTCTTCGGCGACATGGCTGACGGTATCGAGCATGTCGAACTGATGGTGAATATCCAGATGAGCAAGAGGTTCATCAAGGAGTAGGAGGGGAGCGTGCTGGCGCAAGGCGAGAGCGAGACGCACCCGCTGCCGTTCGCCACCCGATAAGCTATCCACGTCTCGGTCTGCGAAAACCTCCACTCCCGCAGCGACGAGGCAAGCAACCGTGTCCTCATCTTTTCCCGAGGTATGACGCAGCATCCCCCACACCCCGGATTCTGCAAATCGACCCTGAGCTACGAGCTCACGGACGCTAATTCCCGGAACAGGTGGCAACACCTGAGGCATCAACGTCACTTT is a window encoding:
- the map gene encoding type I methionyl aminopeptidase — protein: MGFRKKNKAIAAKTPEQLDAMQAAGEIVGRALQAVREAAKPGVTTLDLDTVAEETIRSAGAVPTFKGYQGFPGSICSSVNDMIVHGIPSKEVVLKEGDLVSIDCGATYKGWVGDSAWSFGIGRIDDDVRKLNEATEWVLYQGLKAMVPGNRLTDVSWALEEATRKAEEKFGIDLYIVDGYGGHGIGRTMHEDPFLANEGKPGRGPIIQEGSVLAIEPMLTLGSEDSVVLDDDWGVVTDDGSWAAHWEHTVAATASGPRILTPRYGN
- a CDS encoding adenylate kinase, which translates into the protein MRLVLLGPPGAGKGTQASLLSDALKIPHISTGDLFRANISNGTDLGKQAQEYMDAGKLVPTEVTANMVRDRLNQEDARNGFLLDGFPRTIEQAELLEKMLQDDGTKLDAVVNYVVSEDVVVDRMLARGRNDDNEETIRTRLEVYRTETAPLIEHYQDILVNIDAEGTVEDISTTTLDALDK
- the secY gene encoding preprotein translocase subunit SecY, whose protein sequence is MSAIVSAFKNVDLRKKILFTIAMVILYRIGAQIPTPGVDYAAITHQIEDLTSQSAVYSLINLFSGGALLKLSIFAVGIMPYITASIIVQLLTVVIPKFEQLKKEGQSGQAKMTEYTRYLTVALALLQSSGIVALADREQLLGQGIPVLKGDVGIFGLVTMVLIMTSGAVLLMWLGELITDRGVGNGMSLLITAGIATMLPAEGMSIFQNSSGFVFGAVIVGVLLLVIGVVFIEQGQRRIPVQYAKRMIGRRQYGETSTYLPLKVNQAGVIPVIFASSLLTVPILITQIIQSSNPTPTADNWWNRNVMSVLQNPSSWQYIIIYLILIIFFSFFYVSVQYDPNDQADNMKKYGGFIPGIRPGRPTAEYLGYVMNRLLVVGSIYLGLIAILPNILINMGIQATNAANGSMPFGGTAILILVSVALTTVKQIESQLMQANYEGFLK
- a CDS encoding amino acid ABC transporter ATP-binding/permease protein; this encodes MTLGSFLRGFLPALKGSRGIFIATVVAGAVQLLSAAGATSVSGLIIGRAVTGQDPDLGRWGWLLAMCVLGAGLGTWWEMYVAHDLAYRVLAELRTALFRKLTRILPPRRRTGRSGDLVTTAVGDIEQLEWFFAHIAAQVLTVSIATLTGVIGLGVLVPWMIAVLLPAIVLILAVPWIVHRWAQRQAAQQREELGALGSDIVDVVDGMPDLIYANALDAALADVDEHTEALTRQRIRASIREGVEQALTTSIIALASVGSLLVVYLTHIDASLAPVIVGLSGATLAAPALLSTVLLQAGAIREAGERVLNIMNTPAETQEPSSEDAESLPSRSLPSVSAPCRSSSVGETRERMATSGLAALCLEHVHFSWDGVHPVLNDVCLEVAPGEILALTGASGRGKTTCIALAQRLYDPDDGVVRIFGVDVRRLPDVSLRQAVAVVPQEVQTFNGTIEDNLLLACPEATASEMRQALTAAGLEDFSLDREVGSRTQGLSGGQRTRLGVARALLVRPRVLLLDETSAHLDNATEELILSTVRRMASEGTAVMIVTHRPSTQAAADRVVEL
- a CDS encoding ABC transporter ATP-binding protein/permease; this translates as MINRRLLSLAGHVWWPIAGCALMSYIVTGTWIAQAVLVAHGMNALVDNDRSRLLLCLGAAAGVVLLRAGFMIARQALTVALGMRARRHLRGMLVKKVADLGPAFMSGQRAGVVRSTLIEGVDGLDPYYSGYLPQLLVTATVPPVLLIWMANLSPWSALAVAVCIIIAFVVPQRFDSKLLDAGRQRWAAYADLSADYLESMQQMETLRSLGATQRRQLALDGRTWGLYRSTMSSLKISLVSTGFIALGTQAGVALAAVLAVERFGADPGMASTLFLVLMLAAECFRPVQELAKAWHAGYLGITAADGLDAILRPVPPVPDEGHKEMRWTDVAPPTIAVTSVSYIYPGADSPAVQLDDLIVHSGEAVALVGPSGCGKTTIQRLITRTLDPTTGTVTFDGTDLRDIPLARVRETVGVVSQDCFLFSGTVARNIALGTPEGEDIDEVRVRRAAKDAGLPLDLLDVELSDNGSRLSGGQRQRVAVARALYRGTPVLIFDEATSHLDESTARHISHTIAGLRGSHTIVVVTHGTAELAAVDRVIDLAALNTASLNAAVTEV